In Streptomyces chartreusis, the following proteins share a genomic window:
- a CDS encoding SCO2400 family protein produces the protein MDYCSSCRRHLNGALVCPGCGAYAPDIAPSAAGGPTASAAPGAATAWGSPPVDNWYDGYFRDETPPAEPDTTAAYDPADDLEGAEGAPVSPQGRAARRRQRARWKKNQRRAVVATAVALMGGGLTVASMDRGSGDKAQAATAPERPEAALPEQHTELARPASTPPDTDKAPRTDTPTSKPSPTDVAREPVTTSHATRQFTRPDAAATPSATATTVPQTQTVAPPSGGNSGDSGGSSADQQTPAPAPTEGADSGASQAPSNPAPEESTPEQLCVLNLLCLG, from the coding sequence ATGGACTACTGCTCCTCGTGCCGGCGGCATCTCAACGGGGCCCTCGTGTGCCCCGGGTGCGGTGCCTACGCCCCGGACATCGCTCCCTCCGCGGCAGGAGGTCCCACCGCGTCGGCAGCGCCCGGCGCCGCGACGGCATGGGGCAGCCCCCCGGTCGACAACTGGTACGACGGCTACTTCCGCGACGAGACGCCGCCGGCCGAGCCGGACACGACCGCGGCGTACGACCCGGCCGACGACTTGGAAGGCGCCGAAGGCGCACCCGTCTCCCCGCAGGGCCGGGCGGCCCGGCGTCGTCAGCGGGCCCGCTGGAAGAAAAACCAGCGTCGGGCCGTGGTCGCGACCGCCGTGGCCCTGATGGGCGGCGGGCTGACCGTCGCGTCGATGGACCGCGGATCCGGCGACAAGGCCCAGGCGGCCACCGCGCCGGAGCGGCCCGAGGCGGCGCTCCCGGAGCAGCACACCGAACTCGCCCGCCCGGCATCCACCCCGCCGGACACCGACAAGGCCCCGCGCACCGACACGCCGACGTCGAAGCCGTCCCCGACGGACGTCGCTCGGGAGCCCGTGACCACGTCGCACGCCACCCGGCAGTTCACCCGACCGGACGCCGCCGCCACCCCGAGCGCGACGGCGACCACGGTCCCGCAGACGCAGACCGTCGCCCCGCCCTCCGGCGGAAACTCGGGCGACAGCGGCGGCTCGTCGGCCGACCAGCAGACACCGGCCCCGGCCCCGACCGAGGGCGCGGACTCCGGAGCCTCCCAGGCGCCGAGCAACCCGGCACCGGAGGAGAGCACGCCGGAGCAGCTCTGCGTGCTCAACCTCCTCTGCCTCGGCTGA